A DNA window from Sphingomonas profundi contains the following coding sequences:
- the fusA gene encoding elongation factor G has product MARSHPLDRYRNIGIMAHIDAGKTTTTERILYYTGKSYKIGEVHEGTATMDWMEQEQERGITITSAATTCFWRAEEGKGEEHRINIIDTPGHVDFTIEVERSLRVLDGAVACFDGVAGVEPQSETVWRQAEKYKVPRMCFVNKLDRTGASFERCVSMIKDRLGARPAVLYLPIGIEGGFKGLVDLVENRAIIWLEESLGAKFEYQDIPADLADAAATARSELIEMAVEQDDEVMEAYLEGNEPDTATLKKLIRKGTLEFAFVPVLCGSAFKNKGVQPLLDAVVDYLPSPLDIPPVEGVKLDETPATRPPADDAPMSALAFKIMNDPFVGTLTFARIYSGKMDAATTVMNSVKDKKEKVGRMLLMHANSREDIQEAYAGDIVALAGLKDTTTGDTLCAQNAPIILERMEFPEPVIELSVEPKTKADQEKMGVALNRLAREDPSFRVSSDAESGQTIIKGMGELHLEILVDRMRREFKVEANVGAPQVAYRESLAKKVDVDYTHKKQSGGSGQFGRIKFTVEPGERGQGVIFKDEVKGGNVPKEYIPSVEKGIREVAATGSLIGFPIIDFTATLYDGAYHDVDSSALAFEITGRAGMREAAQKAGIKLLEPIMKVEVVTPEDYLGDVIGDMNSRRGQIQGTDSRGNAQVVEAMVPLANMFGYVNQLRSFTQGRAQYSMQFSHYDEVPQNVADEVKAKLA; this is encoded by the coding sequence ATGGCCCGCAGCCATCCGCTCGACAGGTATCGCAACATCGGCATCATGGCGCACATCGACGCCGGCAAGACGACGACGACCGAGCGCATCCTCTACTACACCGGCAAGTCGTACAAGATCGGCGAGGTGCATGAGGGCACCGCGACGATGGACTGGATGGAGCAGGAGCAGGAGCGCGGGATCACGATCACGTCGGCCGCCACGACCTGCTTCTGGCGGGCCGAGGAAGGCAAGGGCGAAGAGCACCGCATCAACATCATCGACACGCCCGGCCACGTGGACTTCACCATCGAGGTGGAGCGTTCGCTGCGCGTGCTGGACGGCGCGGTCGCCTGTTTCGACGGCGTGGCCGGCGTTGAGCCGCAGTCCGAGACGGTGTGGCGCCAGGCGGAGAAGTACAAGGTTCCGCGCATGTGCTTCGTCAACAAGCTGGACCGCACCGGCGCCAGCTTCGAGCGTTGCGTGAGCATGATCAAGGACCGTTTGGGCGCGCGCCCGGCCGTGCTGTACCTGCCGATCGGCATCGAGGGCGGCTTCAAGGGCCTAGTCGATCTCGTCGAGAACCGCGCCATCATCTGGCTGGAGGAGTCGCTCGGCGCGAAGTTCGAGTATCAGGACATTCCGGCCGATCTCGCCGATGCCGCCGCCACCGCCCGTTCCGAGCTGATCGAGATGGCGGTCGAGCAGGACGACGAGGTGATGGAGGCGTATCTGGAGGGCAACGAGCCCGACACCGCCACCCTGAAGAAGCTGATCCGCAAGGGCACGCTGGAGTTCGCCTTCGTGCCGGTGCTGTGCGGCTCCGCCTTCAAGAACAAGGGCGTGCAGCCGCTGCTGGACGCCGTGGTCGACTATCTGCCGAGCCCGCTGGACATTCCGCCGGTGGAAGGCGTGAAGCTGGACGAGACGCCCGCCACGCGGCCGCCGGCCGACGACGCGCCGATGTCCGCGCTGGCGTTCAAGATCATGAACGATCCGTTCGTCGGCACGCTCACCTTCGCGCGCATCTACTCGGGCAAGATGGATGCGGCCACCACCGTGATGAACTCGGTGAAGGACAAGAAGGAGAAGGTCGGCCGCATGCTGCTGATGCATGCCAACAGCCGCGAGGACATTCAGGAGGCCTATGCCGGCGACATCGTCGCCCTGGCCGGCCTGAAGGACACGACGACGGGCGACACGCTGTGCGCCCAGAACGCGCCGATCATCCTGGAGCGGATGGAGTTCCCCGAGCCCGTGATCGAGCTTTCGGTGGAGCCGAAGACGAAGGCCGACCAGGAGAAGATGGGCGTCGCGCTCAACCGCCTGGCGCGCGAGGATCCGTCGTTCCGCGTGTCGTCCGACGCCGAGAGCGGCCAGACGATCATCAAGGGCATGGGCGAGCTCCACCTGGAGATCCTCGTCGACCGCATGCGGCGCGAGTTCAAGGTGGAGGCCAATGTCGGCGCGCCGCAGGTGGCCTATCGCGAGAGCCTCGCGAAGAAGGTCGACGTGGACTACACCCACAAGAAGCAGTCGGGCGGCTCCGGCCAGTTCGGCCGCATCAAGTTCACGGTGGAGCCCGGCGAGCGCGGCCAGGGCGTGATCTTCAAGGACGAGGTGAAGGGCGGCAACGTCCCCAAGGAGTATATCCCCTCGGTCGAGAAGGGCATCCGCGAAGTGGCGGCGACGGGATCGCTGATCGGCTTCCCGATCATCGACTTCACGGCGACCCTGTACGACGGCGCCTATCACGACGTCGACTCCTCGGCGCTCGCATTCGAGATCACGGGGCGCGCCGGCATGCGCGAGGCGGCCCAGAAGGCCGGCATCAAGCTGCTGGAACCGATCATGAAGGTCGAGGTGGTGACGCCGGAGGATTATCTGGGAGACGTGATCGGCGACATGAACTCGCGCCGCGGCCAGATCCAGGGCACCGACAGCCGGGGCAACGCCCAGGTGGTCGAGGCGATGGTGCCGCTGGCCAACATGTTCGGCTACGTGAACCAGCTCCGCTCGTTCACGCAGGGACGCGCGCAGTACAGCATGCAGTTCTCGCATTATGACGAGGTGCCGCAGAACGTGGCGGACGAAGTCAAGGCGAAGCTGGCGTAA
- the tuf gene encoding elongation factor Tu → MAKAKFERTKPHCNIGTIGHVDHGKTSLTAAITKVLAETGGATFTSYDNIDKAPEERERGITISTAHVEYETTGRHYAHVDCPGHADYVKNMITGAAQMDGGILVVSATDGPMPQTREHILLARQVGVPQLVVFMNKVDLVDDPEILELVELEIRELLSKYDFDGDNIPVIQGSAVAALQDKTPEIGHDAILKLMAAVDSWIPQPERPLDKPFLMPIEDVFSISGRGTVVTGRVETGQVKVGEEVEIVGIKDTRKTVVTGVEMFRKLLDSGQAGDNIGALIRGVGREEVERGQVLCKPGSIKPHTEFSSEVYVLSKDEGGRHTPFFANYRPQFYFRTTDVTGEVVLPEGTEMVMPGDNVQLGVKLIAPIAMEEGLRFSIREGGRTVGAGVVSSISK, encoded by the coding sequence ATGGCGAAAGCTAAGTTCGAGCGGACGAAGCCGCACTGCAACATCGGCACCATCGGTCACGTCGATCACGGCAAGACGTCGCTGACGGCAGCGATCACGAAGGTGCTGGCGGAGACCGGCGGCGCGACGTTCACCAGCTACGACAATATCGACAAGGCGCCGGAAGAGCGCGAGCGCGGCATCACCATCTCGACCGCGCACGTCGAGTATGAGACGACCGGCCGCCACTACGCGCACGTCGATTGCCCGGGCCACGCCGATTACGTGAAGAACATGATCACCGGCGCCGCGCAGATGGACGGCGGCATCCTCGTCGTCTCCGCCACCGACGGCCCGATGCCGCAGACCCGCGAGCACATCCTGCTCGCCCGCCAGGTCGGCGTGCCGCAGCTCGTCGTGTTCATGAACAAGGTCGATCTGGTCGACGATCCCGAGATCCTCGAGCTGGTCGAGCTGGAGATCCGCGAGCTGCTCTCCAAATATGATTTCGACGGCGACAACATCCCCGTCATCCAGGGCTCGGCCGTCGCCGCGCTGCAGGACAAGACGCCGGAGATCGGCCATGACGCGATCCTGAAGCTGATGGCCGCCGTCGACAGCTGGATCCCGCAGCCGGAGCGGCCGCTGGACAAGCCGTTCCTGATGCCGATCGAGGACGTGTTCTCGATCTCGGGCCGCGGCACCGTCGTCACCGGCCGCGTCGAGACCGGCCAGGTGAAGGTCGGCGAGGAAGTCGAGATCGTCGGCATCAAGGACACTCGCAAGACCGTCGTCACCGGCGTCGAGATGTTCCGCAAGCTGCTCGACAGCGGCCAGGCCGGCGACAATATCGGCGCGCTGATCCGTGGCGTCGGCCGTGAGGAGGTCGAGCGCGGCCAGGTGCTCTGCAAGCCGGGCTCGATCAAGCCGCACACCGAATTCTCGTCGGAAGTGTATGTGCTGTCGAAGGACGAGGGCGGCCGTCACACGCCGTTCTTCGCCAATTATCGCCCGCAATTCTACTTCCGCACGACGGACGTGACCGGTGAGGTCGTGCTCCCCGAGGGCACCGAGATGGTGATGCCGGGCGACAACGTGCAGCTGGGCGTGAAGCTGATCGCCCCGATCGCGATGGAGGAGGGCCTGCGCTTCTCGATCCGCGAGGGTGGCCGCACCGTCGGCGCCGGGGTTGTCAGCTCCATCTCGAAGTAA
- the rpsJ gene encoding 30S ribosomal protein S10, which produces MDSNIRIRLKAFDHRVLDQATGDIADTARRTGALIRGPIPLPTHIEKFTVNRGPHIDKKSREQFEVRTYKRLLDIVQPTPQTVDALMKLDLAAGVDVEIKLA; this is translated from the coding sequence ATGGACTCGAATATTCGCATTCGCCTGAAGGCTTTTGATCACCGCGTGCTGGATCAGGCCACCGGCGACATCGCCGACACCGCCCGCCGTACCGGCGCGCTGATCCGTGGCCCGATCCCGCTGCCGACGCACATCGAGAAGTTCACGGTCAACCGTGGCCCGCACATCGACAAGAAGTCGCGCGAGCAGTTCGAGGTGCGCACCTACAAGCGCCTGCTCGATATCGTGCAGCCGACCCCGCAGACCGTGGACGCGCTGATGAAGCTCGACCTTGCCGCGGGTGTTGATGTCGAGATCAAACTCGCCTAA
- the rplC gene encoding 50S ribosomal protein L3, protein MRTGVIAKKMGMTRLFQEDGRHVPVTVLSLEGVQVVSQRNAERDGYVAVQLGAGTAKAKNLSKPERGHFGKAEVEPKAKLVEFRVDAENLIDVGAEISADHFVAGQLVDIAGQTQGKGFQGGMKRWGFGGLRATHGVSVSHRSLGSTGQRQDPGKVFKNKKMAGHMGDRQRTQQNLEIVRTDPERGLLFVKGSVPGSKGGWLIVKDATKVARHADAPLPAGLKSARIVHEEAPAGMVEPAAVHELPHDPSAEEVAAGVAAADRAIAADEAAATTDGQEG, encoded by the coding sequence ATGCGTACTGGCGTGATCGCCAAGAAGATGGGGATGACCCGCCTGTTCCAGGAGGATGGCCGGCACGTGCCCGTCACCGTCCTGAGCCTGGAAGGCGTGCAGGTCGTCTCGCAGCGCAATGCCGAGCGCGACGGTTATGTCGCGGTCCAGCTGGGCGCGGGCACCGCGAAGGCGAAGAACCTCTCGAAGCCGGAGCGCGGCCATTTCGGCAAGGCCGAGGTGGAGCCGAAGGCCAAGCTCGTCGAGTTCCGCGTGGACGCCGAGAACCTGATCGACGTGGGCGCCGAGATTTCGGCAGACCATTTCGTCGCGGGCCAGCTGGTCGACATCGCCGGGCAGACGCAGGGCAAGGGCTTCCAGGGCGGCATGAAGCGCTGGGGCTTCGGCGGCCTGCGCGCGACGCACGGCGTGTCCGTGTCGCACCGCTCGCTCGGCTCGACCGGCCAGCGCCAGGATCCGGGCAAGGTCTTCAAGAACAAGAAGATGGCCGGCCACATGGGCGATCGCCAGCGCACCCAGCAGAATCTGGAGATCGTGCGCACCGATCCGGAGCGTGGCCTGCTGTTCGTCAAGGGCTCGGTGCCCGGCTCGAAGGGCGGCTGGCTGATCGTCAAGGACGCGACCAAGGTCGCGCGCCACGCCGACGCGCCGCTGCCGGCCGGGCTGAAGTCCGCCCGCATCGTTCACGAGGAAGCGCCGGCCGGCATGGTCGAGCCCGCTGCCGTGCACGAGCTGCCGCACGATCCGAGTGCCGAGGAGGTCGCCGCCGGCGTCGCCGCGGCCGACCGGGCGATCGCCGCCGACGAAGCGGCCGCCACCACCGACGGCCAGGAGGGCTGA
- the rplD gene encoding 50S ribosomal protein L4, whose protein sequence is MKVQVQNLDASGAGDIELADAVFGVEPRADILHRVVTWQLEKRRGTARAARERSDVARSGKKFGRQKGGGTARHGDRRAPVFIGGGKAHGPRVRDFNPSLNKKVRALGLRMALSAKAKDGSLIVLEALDVAEGKTKALVGQLAQLGFARKTLVIDGDALNVSFAQASGNLSGINLLPAIGANVYDILKHDTLVLTRAAVEKLEARLNG, encoded by the coding sequence ATGAAGGTTCAGGTTCAGAACCTCGACGCCAGCGGGGCCGGCGACATCGAGCTCGCCGATGCCGTGTTCGGCGTCGAGCCGCGCGCGGACATCCTGCACCGCGTCGTCACCTGGCAGCTCGAGAAGCGTCGCGGCACCGCCCGCGCCGCGCGCGAGCGGTCGGACGTGGCCCGCTCGGGCAAGAAGTTCGGTCGCCAGAAGGGCGGCGGCACGGCTCGCCACGGCGATCGCCGCGCCCCCGTGTTCATCGGCGGCGGCAAGGCGCACGGCCCGCGCGTTCGCGACTTCAATCCGTCGCTGAACAAGAAGGTCCGCGCGCTCGGCCTGCGCATGGCGCTCTCGGCCAAGGCGAAGGACGGCAGCCTGATCGTGCTCGAGGCGCTCGACGTGGCCGAGGGCAAGACCAAGGCGCTGGTGGGCCAGCTCGCGCAGCTGGGCTTCGCCAGGAAGACGCTGGTGATCGACGGCGACGCGCTGAACGTCAGCTTCGCGCAGGCGTCCGGCAACCTCTCCGGCATCAACCTGCTGCCGGCGATCGGCGCCAACGTGTACGACATCCTGAAGCATGACACGCTGGTGCTGACGCGCGCCGCAGTCGAGAAGCTGGAGGCGCGCCTCAATGGCTAA
- a CDS encoding 50S ribosomal protein L23, whose protein sequence is MAKKDQKAVDLRHYDVVLSPHITEKTTLLSEHNAVVFKVAGDASKPEIKAAVEALFNVSVTGVNTIVQKGKVKRWKGAPYTRSDVKKAIVTLAAGDTIDVTTGI, encoded by the coding sequence ATGGCTAAGAAGGACCAGAAGGCCGTGGACCTGCGTCACTATGACGTGGTCCTCAGCCCGCACATCACCGAGAAGACGACCCTGCTCTCCGAGCATAACGCCGTCGTGTTCAAGGTGGCGGGCGATGCCTCCAAGCCGGAGATCAAGGCGGCCGTCGAGGCGCTGTTCAACGTCTCGGTCACGGGCGTGAACACGATCGTCCAGAAGGGCAAAGTCAAGCGCTGGAAGGGTGCGCCCTACACGCGTTCCGACGTCAAGAAGGCGATCGTCACCCTGGCGGCTGGCGACACCATCGACGTGACCACGGGGATCTGA
- the rplB gene encoding 50S ribosomal protein L2, whose amino-acid sequence MALKNYNPTSPARRGLILVDKSSLWKGKPVKALTEGKRKSGGRNNMGHATARGIAGGHKQKYRIIDFKRRKWDAPAIVEHLEYDPNRSAFIALVKYEDGELNYIIAPQRLAVGDSIVAARKTDTKPGNAMEIGQAPVGTIVHNVEMKPGKGGQIARAAGTYVQIVGRDKGMVMVRLNSGEQRYIRSDCMCTVGAVSNPDNANQNLAKAGRNRWLGKRPLTRGVAKNPVDHPHGGGEGRTSGGRHPVTPWGKPTKGARTRSNKATDNMIIRSRHAKKKR is encoded by the coding sequence ATGGCACTCAAGAATTACAACCCGACGAGCCCGGCCCGCCGCGGCCTGATCCTCGTCGACAAGTCGTCGCTGTGGAAGGGTAAGCCCGTCAAGGCGCTGACCGAGGGCAAGCGCAAGTCCGGCGGCCGCAACAACATGGGCCACGCCACCGCGCGCGGCATCGCCGGCGGCCACAAGCAGAAGTATCGCATCATCGACTTCAAGCGTCGCAAGTGGGACGCACCGGCGATCGTCGAGCATCTGGAATATGATCCCAACCGCTCGGCCTTCATCGCCCTGGTGAAGTATGAGGACGGCGAGCTGAACTACATCATCGCCCCGCAGCGTCTCGCCGTGGGTGACTCGATCGTGGCGGCCAGGAAGACCGACACGAAGCCGGGCAACGCGATGGAGATCGGCCAGGCGCCGGTGGGCACGATCGTCCACAATGTCGAGATGAAGCCCGGCAAGGGTGGTCAGATCGCGCGCGCGGCGGGCACCTACGTGCAGATCGTCGGTCGCGACAAGGGCATGGTGATGGTCCGCCTGAACTCGGGCGAGCAGCGCTACATCCGGTCGGACTGCATGTGCACGGTGGGCGCGGTGTCCAACCCGGACAACGCCAACCAGAACCTCGCCAAGGCCGGCCGCAACCGCTGGCTGGGCAAGCGCCCGCTGACCCGCGGCGTCGCCAAGAACCCGGTCGACCATCCGCACGGCGGTGGCGAGGGTCGGACCTCGGGCGGCCGCCATCCGGTGACGCCGTGGGGCAAGCCGACCAAGGGTGCGCGCACCCGCTCGAACAAGGCGACGGACAACATGATCATCCGTTCGCGTCACGCGAAGAAGAAGAGGTAA
- the rpsS gene encoding 30S ribosomal protein S19, with amino-acid sequence MARSVWKGPFVDLHLLKKAEAAADGGTRGAIKTWSRRSTILPQFVGLTFSVYNGRKFVPVSVNEEMVGMKLGEFAPTRYFPGHAADKKGKR; translated from the coding sequence ATGGCCCGTTCCGTCTGGAAAGGTCCGTTCGTCGATCTCCACCTTCTCAAGAAGGCGGAAGCTGCGGCCGACGGCGGCACCCGTGGTGCCATCAAGACCTGGTCGCGTCGCTCGACGATCCTGCCGCAGTTCGTGGGGCTGACCTTCAGCGTCTACAATGGCCGCAAGTTCGTGCCGGTGTCGGTCAACGAGGAGATGGTCGGCATGAAGCTGGGTGAGTTCGCGCCGACGCGCTACTTCCCCGGCCACGCCGCCGACAAGAAGGGCAAGCGCTGA
- the rplV gene encoding 50S ribosomal protein L22 — MSKPASPRKVGDKEALAVATAVRGSAQKLNLVAALIRNRKASDALNVLAFSKKAMAVDVRKCLASAIANAENNHNLDVDALVVQEASVGRGLVMKRFATRGRGRSSRIEKPFSRLRVVVREVEEAGE; from the coding sequence ATGAGCAAGCCGGCATCCCCCCGCAAGGTGGGCGACAAGGAAGCGCTCGCCGTCGCCACGGCGGTGCGCGGTTCGGCGCAGAAGCTGAACCTGGTCGCCGCGCTGATCCGCAACCGCAAGGCGTCCGACGCGCTGAACGTGCTCGCTTTCTCCAAGAAGGCGATGGCGGTCGACGTGCGCAAGTGCCTGGCCTCGGCCATTGCCAACGCCGAGAACAATCACAATCTCGATGTCGATGCGCTGGTGGTACAGGAAGCCTCCGTCGGTCGCGGCCTCGTGATGAAGCGTTTCGCGACGCGCGGCCGTGGCCGCTCCTCGCGCATCGAGAAGCCGTTCTCGCGCCTGCGCGTCGTCGTGCGCGAAGTCGAGGAGGCTGGGGAGTAA
- the rpsC gene encoding 30S ribosomal protein S3: MGQKSNPIGMRLQINRTWDSRWYADGADYGRLLLEDLKIRKFIMKSLPQAAISKVVIERPAKLCRISVYAARPGVIIGKKGADIEKLRRTLGKMTSSDVSLNIVEIRKPEIDSKLVAQSVADQLERRVAFRRAMKRAVQSALRLGAEGIRITCAGRLGGAEIARTEWYREGRVPLHTLRANVDYAEAEAHTAYGVCGIKVWIFKGEILGHDPLAQDRLMMEAQTSGVRPAR, translated from the coding sequence ATGGGCCAGAAATCCAACCCGATCGGCATGCGGTTGCAGATCAACCGCACGTGGGACAGCCGCTGGTACGCGGACGGCGCCGATTATGGCCGCCTGCTGCTTGAGGATCTGAAGATCCGCAAGTTCATCATGAAGTCGCTGCCGCAGGCGGCGATCTCGAAGGTGGTGATCGAGCGTCCGGCCAAGCTGTGCCGCATCTCCGTCTATGCCGCGCGCCCTGGCGTGATCATCGGCAAGAAGGGTGCGGACATCGAGAAGCTGCGCCGCACGCTGGGCAAGATGACCTCGTCCGACGTGAGCCTGAACATCGTCGAGATCCGCAAGCCGGAGATCGACAGCAAGCTCGTCGCGCAGTCGGTCGCCGACCAGCTGGAGCGTCGCGTGGCGTTCCGCCGGGCGATGAAGCGGGCCGTGCAGTCCGCCCTGCGCCTGGGCGCAGAGGGCATCCGCATCACCTGCGCCGGCCGTCTCGGCGGCGCGGAGATCGCGCGGACCGAATGGTATCGCGAGGGCCGGGTGCCGCTGCACACGCTGCGCGCGAACGTCGACTATGCCGAGGCCGAGGCGCACACCGCCTACGGCGTCTGCGGGATCAAGGTGTGGATCTTCAAGGGCGAGATCCTCGGCCACGATCCGCTCGCGCAGGATCGGCTCATGATGGAAGCTCAGACCTCGGGGGTCCGTCCGGCACGCTGA
- the rplP gene encoding 50S ribosomal protein L16, with protein sequence MLQPKRTKFRKAFKGRISGDAKGGTALNFGAFGLKAMEPDRITARQIEAARRAITRHIKRQGRLWIRVFPDVPVSSKPAEVRMGSGKGSPEFWAARVKPGRILFELDGVPGPIARVAFERAMEKLPIKTKVVARLGESVHEAV encoded by the coding sequence ATGCTGCAACCAAAGCGCACCAAGTTCCGCAAGGCCTTCAAGGGCCGCATCTCCGGCGACGCCAAGGGCGGGACCGCGCTCAATTTCGGCGCGTTCGGCCTGAAGGCAATGGAGCCGGACCGGATCACCGCCCGTCAGATCGAGGCGGCGCGCCGCGCGATCACCCGCCACATCAAGCGCCAGGGCCGCTTGTGGATCCGCGTGTTCCCGGACGTGCCGGTCTCGTCGAAGCCGGCCGAGGTCCGCATGGGCTCCGGCAAGGGCTCGCCGGAATTCTGGGCCGCCCGCGTGAAGCCGGGCCGCATCCTGTTCGAGCTGGACGGCGTGCCCGGCCCGATCGCCCGCGTCGCCTTCGAGCGCGCGATGGAGAAGCTCCCCATCAAGACCAAGGTGGTCGCCCGCCTCGGTGAATCCGTCCACGAGGCCGTCTGA
- the rpmC gene encoding 50S ribosomal protein L29, protein MAKIADLTSSSDDQLSTQLGELKREQFNLRFQAATNQLEKPSRVREVRRTIAQIKTLQTQRASAASK, encoded by the coding sequence ATGGCAAAGATCGCAGATCTCACGTCGTCGAGCGACGACCAGCTTTCGACCCAGCTGGGCGAGCTGAAGCGGGAGCAGTTCAACCTGCGCTTCCAGGCGGCGACGAACCAGCTGGAGAAGCCCAGCCGCGTGCGCGAGGTGCGCCGCACGATCGCGCAGATCAAGACGCTCCAGACGCAGCGCGCGTCTGCGGCAAGCAAGTAA
- the rpsQ gene encoding 30S ribosomal protein S17: MPKRVLTGTVVSDKTDKTVVVLVERKVKHPVYGKIMRLSKKYHAHDEANTFREGEIVRIEECAPISKLKTWKVLAKADPDAPASAEAYTA; encoded by the coding sequence ATGCCGAAGCGCGTGCTGACGGGAACGGTGGTCTCCGACAAGACCGACAAGACGGTGGTGGTCCTCGTCGAGCGCAAGGTGAAGCACCCTGTGTACGGCAAGATCATGCGCCTTTCGAAGAAGTATCACGCCCATGACGAGGCGAACACGTTCAGGGAAGGCGAGATCGTCCGCATCGAGGAGTGCGCGCCGATCAGCAAGCTGAAGACGTGGAAGGTGCTGGCCAAGGCCGATCCGGACGCTCCGGCGTCTGCCGAAGCCTACACGGCCTGA
- the rplN gene encoding 50S ribosomal protein L14, whose amino-acid sequence MIQMQSNLDVADNSGAKRVQCIKVLGGSKRRFATVGDVIVVSIKEAAPRGKVKKGDVHRAVIVRTAKDIHRADGSTIRFDGNAAVLINKNSGEPIGTRIFGPVVRELRGKGHMKIISLAPEVL is encoded by the coding sequence ATGATCCAGATGCAGTCCAACCTCGACGTCGCCGACAATTCGGGCGCCAAGCGCGTTCAGTGCATCAAGGTGCTCGGCGGCTCCAAGCGGCGCTTCGCGACCGTGGGCGACGTGATCGTCGTCTCGATCAAGGAAGCCGCGCCGCGCGGCAAGGTGAAGAAGGGTGACGTGCACCGCGCCGTCATCGTCCGCACCGCCAAGGACATCCACCGGGCCGACGGCTCGACGATCCGCTTCGACGGCAATGCCGCGGTGCTGATCAACAAGAATAGCGGGGAGCCGATCGGCACCCGCATCTTCGGCCCGGTCGTGCGCGAGCTGCGCGGCAAGGGCCACATGAAGATCATTTCGCTCGCGCCCGAGGTGCTGTGA
- the rplX gene encoding 50S ribosomal protein L24, protein MAALKIKKGDRVVVLSGKDKGKTGEVTKSMPKDAKVIVSGVNVSTRHRKPSQGNPQGGLDRVEAPLHVSKVAIATADGKPTRVRFEVRDGKKVRVAVKTGETVNG, encoded by the coding sequence ATGGCCGCGTTGAAGATCAAGAAGGGCGACCGGGTGGTCGTGCTGTCCGGCAAGGACAAGGGCAAGACGGGTGAAGTCACCAAGTCCATGCCCAAGGATGCGAAGGTGATCGTGTCGGGCGTGAACGTCTCGACCCGCCACCGCAAGCCGAGCCAGGGCAACCCGCAGGGCGGCCTCGACCGGGTCGAGGCGCCGCTGCACGTGTCGAAGGTCGCGATCGCGACGGCCGACGGCAAGCCGACGCGCGTCCGCTTCGAGGTGCGCGACGGCAAGAAGGTCCGCGTGGCCGTGAAGACCGGGGAGACCGTCAATGGCTGA
- the rplE gene encoding 50S ribosomal protein L5 has translation MADAAYTPRMKRMYDETIAKAMTEKFGYKNVMEVPRLSKIVLNMGVGDATQDKKRVEQAAAEMTLIAGQKAVVTKAKKSIAQFKLREGMPIGAKVTLRRERMYEFLDRFVTIALPRVRDFRGLNPKSFDGRGNYATGLKEQLIFPEISYDKVDNIRGMDVIVATTAKTDEEARELLRLFGFPFPQEETAEKKAA, from the coding sequence ATGGCTGATGCCGCTTATACGCCGCGCATGAAGCGGATGTACGACGAGACCATCGCCAAGGCGATGACCGAGAAGTTCGGCTACAAGAACGTCATGGAAGTGCCCCGGCTCAGCAAGATCGTGCTGAACATGGGCGTGGGCGATGCGACGCAGGACAAGAAGCGCGTCGAGCAGGCCGCGGCCGAGATGACGCTGATCGCCGGCCAGAAGGCCGTCGTGACGAAGGCGAAGAAGTCGATCGCGCAGTTCAAGCTGCGTGAGGGCATGCCGATCGGCGCGAAGGTGACGCTGCGCCGCGAGCGGATGTACGAGTTCCTCGACCGTTTCGTCACGATCGCGCTGCCGCGCGTGCGCGACTTCCGCGGGCTGAACCCGAAGTCGTTCGACGGCCGTGGCAATTATGCCACCGGCCTGAAGGAGCAGCTGATCTTCCCCGAGATCAGCTACGACAAGGTCGACAACATCCGGGGCATGGACGTGATCGTGGCGACGACCGCGAAGACCGACGAGGAAGCGCGCGAGCTGCTCCGCCTGTTCGGCTTCCCGTTCCCGCAGGAAGAAACCGCAGAGAAGAAGGCGGCCTGA
- the rpsN gene encoding 30S ribosomal protein S14, which translates to MAKLSSINKNEKRKKLVKQYAGKFAALKAIADDESLDEGERIMARLKMSSLPRNANPTRVRNRCELTGRPRAYYRKFRLCRVQLRDLANKGLIPGVTKSSW; encoded by the coding sequence ATGGCGAAACTGAGTTCGATCAACAAGAACGAGAAGCGCAAGAAGCTGGTGAAGCAGTATGCCGGCAAGTTCGCGGCTCTCAAGGCGATCGCGGACGACGAGTCCCTCGACGAGGGCGAGCGCATCATGGCGCGGCTGAAGATGTCGTCGCTGCCGCGCAACGCGAACCCGACCCGGGTGCGCAACCGCTGCGAGCTGACCGGCCGCCCGCGTGCTTACTACCGCAAGTTCCGGCTCTGCCGCGTGCAGCTGCGCGATCTGGCCAACAAGGGCCTGATCCCCGGCGTCACGAAGTCGAGCTGGTAA